In Deltaproteobacteria bacterium, a single genomic region encodes these proteins:
- a CDS encoding peptide-binding protein produces the protein MLQRLFIVFSVVVCLACGSSVETTRNEDGGVEPAYGDIMVEGSIGDASNLIPLLATDNSSHSISGLIFNGLVKYDKDIRVVGDLAESWDISPDGLVITFHLRKGVKWHDGQPFTAEDVLYTYKVTTDPKTPTAYAGDFLKVKKAEALDPHTFRVTYDKPFAPALMSWGAAIYPKHLLDGRDITQSPLTRHPIGTGPYKFREWVTGQKIVLISNTDYFEGRPYIDGFIMRIIPDTATMFLELRANGIDRMRLTPLQYTRQTESPLFRNHFNKYRYLSFTYTYMGYNLKNPLFADKRVRQALAHAIDKDVMISGVLLGLGKPATGPLKPGTWAYNPDVPTYPYDPAKAKALLAEAGWKDTNGDGILDRDGQPFTFELITNQGNEVRGKCAEIIQENLAKIGIDVKIRILEWAAFVNNFINKRRFDATILGWTIPMDPDLYDVWHSSKTRPEELNFVSFANPEVDTLLEKGRSTLDQKERKKCYDRIQEILAEEQPYNFLYVPDALPIVHGRFRGIEPAPIGIGYNFIQWYVPEGEQRLVMTR, from the coding sequence GTGCTGCAACGTCTTTTCATCGTTTTTTCCGTTGTGGTCTGCCTGGCATGCGGTTCCTCCGTCGAGACAACACGAAACGAGGACGGCGGCGTGGAACCCGCCTATGGGGATATCATGGTCGAAGGCTCCATCGGTGATGCCTCGAATCTGATTCCCCTGCTGGCGACGGATAATTCGTCCCATTCGATTTCCGGTCTGATTTTCAACGGCCTCGTCAAATACGACAAGGATATCCGAGTTGTTGGCGATCTGGCGGAATCCTGGGACATCTCTCCGGACGGCTTGGTCATTACCTTCCATCTCCGAAAGGGGGTGAAATGGCACGACGGGCAGCCCTTCACGGCGGAGGACGTGCTCTACACCTATAAGGTGACGACCGATCCGAAAACCCCGACCGCCTACGCAGGGGATTTTCTCAAGGTCAAAAAGGCCGAGGCGCTCGATCCCCACACGTTCCGGGTGACCTACGACAAGCCCTTCGCCCCGGCCCTGATGAGCTGGGGGGCCGCAATTTACCCAAAACACCTCCTGGACGGCAGGGACATTACCCAGAGCCCCCTCACCCGCCATCCCATCGGAACGGGCCCCTATAAGTTCAGGGAATGGGTCACCGGCCAAAAAATCGTCCTCATTTCCAACACCGATTATTTCGAAGGCCGCCCTTATATCGACGGCTTTATCATGCGGATCATTCCCGATACGGCCACCATGTTTCTGGAACTCCGGGCCAACGGCATCGACCGGATGAGGTTAACGCCCCTCCAGTACACGCGCCAGACGGAATCCCCCCTGTTTCGCAACCACTTCAACAAATACCGCTATCTGTCATTTACCTACACGTACATGGGCTACAACCTGAAAAATCCTCTGTTCGCGGATAAGCGGGTCCGACAGGCCCTGGCCCACGCCATCGACAAAGACGTCATGATCTCGGGGGTGCTCCTGGGTCTGGGGAAACCGGCCACGGGTCCCCTGAAACCCGGTACCTGGGCGTATAATCCCGACGTCCCCACCTATCCCTATGATCCGGCCAAAGCGAAAGCCCTGCTGGCCGAGGCGGGCTGGAAAGACACGAACGGCGACGGTATCCTCGACAGGGACGGTCAACCCTTCACCTTCGAACTCATCACCAACCAGGGAAACGAGGTGAGAGGGAAATGCGCGGAAATCATTCAGGAAAATCTGGCTAAAATCGGCATCGACGTGAAGATCCGGATATTGGAGTGGGCGGCCTTCGTCAACAATTTCATCAACAAGCGCCGGTTCGACGCCACGATCCTGGGGTGGACCATCCCCATGGACCCCGATCTTTACGATGTCTGGCACTCCAGCAAAACAAGGCCGGAGGAACTGAACTTCGTCTCCTTTGCCAACCCCGAAGTGGACACGCTCCTGGAAAAGGGACGGAGCACGCTCGATCAGAAGGAACGGAAGAAGTGTTACGACCGCATCCAGGAAATTCTGGCGGAAGAACAGCCCTACAACTTCCTCTATGTCCCCGACGCCCTGCCTATCGTCCATGGCCGGTTCCGGGGAATCGAGCCCGCTCCCATCGGGATCGGTTACAACTTTATCCAATGGTACGTTCCGGAGGGAGAACAGCGCCTCGTCATGACGCGCTGA